One region of Clostridia bacterium genomic DNA includes:
- a CDS encoding FAD-dependent oxidoreductase — MKDRYDVVVVGAGPAGIFTALELARLNEHASILIVDKGRSIDKRVCPARQTGVCRNCSPCAITSGWSGAGAFSDGKLSKSPEVGGRITDYMSFEEAQALIDYADSIYLEFGASPVVYGLDNKRVEDIMYEASKYSIKLIPCPVRHLGTEQAFEVLKAMYDYLVTNTNAEFSELTSVQEIVVDNGKLKGVLLKKRGQEPKIVQADYVVAAPGRGGAAWLAQEMQRLGIKTQNNEVDIGVRVEVPNSIMDHLTKDLYEAKLVYYSDTFDNKVRSFCMNPGGVVSEEHYDGGIAVVNGHSYADAGLKTMNTNFALLVSTRFTEPFNEPIEYGRYIARLANMLTGGGVMVQRLGDVLKGRRTDYDRLKKSTTIPTLRSAVPGDLSYVLPQRYLTSIVETLRAFDNIAPGIYARNTLLYGVEVKFYSSKVTVDQNFETCIPNFFTIGDGAGITRGLMQASVTGIVVARAIAKRV, encoded by the coding sequence ATGAAGGACAGGTACGATGTGGTTGTGGTGGGAGCAGGTCCGGCGGGGATTTTTACCGCCTTAGAGTTAGCGCGGCTGAATGAGCATGCCAGTATTCTCATTGTGGATAAGGGCCGGAGCATTGACAAGCGAGTTTGCCCCGCCAGGCAGACCGGTGTTTGCCGGAACTGCAGCCCCTGTGCCATTACCAGCGGTTGGTCCGGGGCGGGGGCTTTCAGCGACGGGAAACTCAGCAAATCCCCTGAAGTGGGCGGGCGCATTACTGATTATATGAGTTTTGAAGAGGCCCAGGCCCTGATAGATTACGCCGATTCCATTTACCTGGAATTTGGCGCCAGCCCCGTGGTGTACGGGTTGGACAACAAGCGCGTGGAAGATATCATGTACGAAGCCAGTAAGTACAGCATCAAGCTCATTCCATGCCCGGTGCGCCACCTGGGTACGGAACAGGCTTTTGAAGTGTTAAAAGCCATGTATGATTACCTGGTGACCAACACCAATGCGGAGTTTTCCGAGTTGACCTCCGTGCAGGAGATTGTGGTGGACAACGGGAAGCTCAAAGGGGTACTGCTGAAAAAAAGGGGGCAGGAACCCAAAATCGTGCAAGCCGACTATGTGGTGGCGGCTCCCGGGCGGGGCGGGGCGGCTTGGCTGGCCCAGGAAATGCAGCGGCTGGGCATCAAAACCCAAAACAATGAAGTGGATATCGGCGTCCGGGTGGAGGTGCCCAACTCCATCATGGATCACTTGACCAAAGATCTTTACGAAGCCAAGCTGGTGTATTACTCTGACACTTTTGACAACAAAGTCCGTTCCTTTTGCATGAACCCGGGGGGCGTCGTGTCAGAGGAACACTATGACGGGGGTATTGCCGTCGTTAACGGCCACAGCTACGCCGATGCCGGGCTGAAAACGATGAACACGAACTTTGCCTTGCTGGTTTCCACCCGCTTTACCGAGCCTTTTAATGAACCCATCGAATACGGCCGTTATATCGCCCGGCTGGCCAACATGCTGACCGGGGGAGGAGTCATGGTCCAGCGGCTGGGGGATGTGCTCAAAGGGCGGCGCACCGATTATGACCGGTTAAAGAAATCCACCACCATTCCTACCTTAAGGAGCGCCGTGCCCGGTGATTTAAGCTATGTCCTGCCGCAGCGTTACCTGACCTCCATCGTGGAAACCTTGCGGGCTTTTGATAACATTGCTCCGGGCATCTACGCCCGCAATACCCTGTTGTACGGAGTGGAAGTCAAGTTCTATTCTTCCAAAGTCACCGTGGACCAGAATTTCGAAACGTGCATTCCGAACTTCTTCACCATCGGTGACGGGGCCGGCATTACCAGGGGGTTGATGCAGGCGTCCGTAACCGGTATTGTGGTGGCGCGAGCCATCGCCAAGCGAGTCTAA
- a CDS encoding ECF transporter S component, which yields MKARELALGGLLTAFSLLIPLALGPYLRVIVGPFSATVASHVPLFLGALISPLVAAIVGAASAFGFLLTMGPVIAARAASHVVVGLVAGLVLQRQKPFYLAILVSLPVHAGLEALIVIPFGFSVYDWGLVVGVGTGLHHLVDGALTLAVIRLLGLDRLQDRAAAA from the coding sequence ATGAAAGCGCGGGAATTGGCTTTAGGAGGGCTGCTTACCGCCTTTTCGCTGTTGATTCCGCTGGCGCTGGGCCCTTATTTGCGCGTTATCGTGGGGCCTTTCAGCGCTACCGTGGCTTCCCATGTGCCTTTGTTTCTGGGCGCATTGATCAGCCCTTTGGTAGCGGCGATCGTGGGGGCTGCTTCCGCTTTCGGCTTTTTGCTCACCATGGGTCCGGTGATTGCCGCCCGGGCCGCCAGCCATGTGGTGGTGGGCCTGGTGGCCGGTCTAGTTTTGCAGCGGCAAAAACCTTTTTACCTGGCTATCCTGGTGTCCTTGCCCGTGCATGCCGGGTTGGAGGCGCTCATCGTCATTCCTTTTGGCTTCAGCGTTTATGATTGGGGTTTGGTGGTGGGAGTTGGTACCGGGCTCCACCATTTGGTGGATGGGGCCCTGACCTTGGCAGTGATTCGCTTGCTGGGCTTGGACCGGCTGCAAGACCGGGCCGCGGCGGCTTAG
- a CDS encoding QueT transporter family protein: protein MQHRTSIVRGALIAAVYVVLCLAFQPLSYGVMQLRLAEALTLLPILYVEAIPGLFIGALIANIFGGLGLVDIVCGSLITLMAAYATFLLRDSRWAYLPPVVFNGLFVSAYLHLLFGWPYWLTVLSISASQAAVVFTLGHLLVTFLKRYDFGSRK from the coding sequence ATGCAGCACAGGACCAGCATTGTTAGGGGAGCGCTGATTGCCGCCGTCTACGTGGTCCTTTGCCTGGCCTTCCAGCCCCTCTCCTACGGTGTCATGCAGCTGAGGCTGGCGGAAGCGCTGACCCTATTGCCCATACTGTACGTGGAAGCTATCCCGGGCCTGTTTATCGGGGCTTTAATTGCGAACATTTTCGGCGGTTTAGGGCTGGTGGACATCGTTTGCGGCAGCTTGATTACCCTCATGGCGGCCTATGCCACCTTCCTGTTACGGGATTCCCGGTGGGCCTATTTACCGCCGGTAGTGTTCAACGGCTTGTTCGTCAGCGCTTATTTGCACCTGCTGTTTGGTTGGCCTTACTGGCTGACGGTGCTCAGCATCAGTGCCAGCCAGGCTGCGGTGGTGTTCACCTTGGGCCATTTACTGGTAACTTTTCTTAAAAGATATGACTTCGGCAGCAGGAAATAA